A single window of Nicotiana tomentosiformis chromosome 1, ASM39032v3, whole genome shotgun sequence DNA harbors:
- the LOC104105494 gene encoding GDSL esterase/lipase At5g03980-like isoform X5, whose protein sequence is MALAIRVLDLLRVLSIVSFLVLLQFLQKTDAQVLIPEVPTLMKCKFEKIYQLGNSLSDTGNFIRESLVGAFSPFAKLPYGENFFQNKSTGRCSDGLLMIDFIVAGATVLPGEIMAEKKISNSVTNSSLNVQLDWMSSHFKSTCSTECSEDLKKALFLVGEIGGNEFNYGLLQGKPMEELRAMVHEVVQTIINAVKTIIGFGAVRIVIPGNFPIGCIPNLLTTFLTNNSTAYDDNHCLKDLNDLAILYNHHLQKAIQELKKGHPNITLVYGDYYNAYLWLLQNAANLDPGVYGSGCR, encoded by the exons ATGGCATTGGCCATTAGAGTGCTTGATCTCTTACGAGTTCTTTCCATAGTCAGTTTCTTGGTTCTTTTACAATTTTTGCAGAAAACCGATGCTCAAGTGCTAATCCCTGAAGTTCCAACATTGATGAAATGCAAGTTTGAGAAAATATATCAGTTGGGTAACTCACTTTCTGATACTGGCAACTTCATTAGAGAGAGCCTCGTTGGAGCTTTTTCTCCCTTTGCAAAACTTCCTTATGGTGAAAACTTTTTCCAGAACAAATCAACTGGACGATGTTCTGATGGTTTGCTCATGATCGATTTCATAG TAGCAGGAGCTACTGTTTTGCCAGGTGAAATCATGGCTGAGAAGAAGATTTCTAATTCAGTAACCAATAGTTCATTAAATGTACAACTTGATTGGATGTCTTCTCATTTCAAATCCACTTGCTCTACTG AATGCTCAGAAGACCTAAAGAAGGCACTTTTCCTGGTTGGAGAAATAGGAGGAAATGAGTTTAATTATGGTTTATTGCAAGGTAAACCAATGGAGGAACTTAGAGCTATGGTCCATGAAGTTGTTCAGACCATTATCAATGCTGTTAAA ACTATCATTGGGTTTGGAGCTGTCCGAATTGTCATTCCTGGAAATTTCCCAATTGGTTGTATACCAAATTTGCTAACAACGTTTTTGACCAATAATTCAACTGCGTACGATGATAATCATTGCTTGAAAGATCTAAATGACTTGGCAATTCTCTACAATCATCATTTGCAAAAAGCCATTCAAGAGCTGAAGAAAGGACATCCAAATATTACATTGGTTTATGGTGACTACTACAATGCCTATCTCTGGCTTCTACAAAATGCCGCAAATCTTG
- the LOC104105494 gene encoding GDSL esterase/lipase At5g03980-like isoform X2 yields the protein MALAIRVLDLLRVLSIVSFLVLLQFLQKTDAQVLIPEVPTLMKCKFEKIYQLGNSLSDTGNFIRESLVGAFSPFAKLPYGENFFQNKSTGRCSDGLLMIDFIVAGATVLPGEIMAEKKISNSVTNSSLNVQLDWMSSHFKSTCSTECSEDLKKALFLVGEIGGNEFNYGLLQGKPMEELRAMVHEVVQTIINAVKTIIGFGAVRIVIPGNFPIGCIPNLLTTFLTNNSTAYDDNHCLKDLNDLAILYNHHLQKAIQELKKGHPNITLVYGDYYNAYLWLLQNAANLGFDKNSLLKACCGIGEKYNYDKSRICEAPGLQICTDPSTNTSVGTEFI from the exons ATGGCATTGGCCATTAGAGTGCTTGATCTCTTACGAGTTCTTTCCATAGTCAGTTTCTTGGTTCTTTTACAATTTTTGCAGAAAACCGATGCTCAAGTGCTAATCCCTGAAGTTCCAACATTGATGAAATGCAAGTTTGAGAAAATATATCAGTTGGGTAACTCACTTTCTGATACTGGCAACTTCATTAGAGAGAGCCTCGTTGGAGCTTTTTCTCCCTTTGCAAAACTTCCTTATGGTGAAAACTTTTTCCAGAACAAATCAACTGGACGATGTTCTGATGGTTTGCTCATGATCGATTTCATAG TAGCAGGAGCTACTGTTTTGCCAGGTGAAATCATGGCTGAGAAGAAGATTTCTAATTCAGTAACCAATAGTTCATTAAATGTACAACTTGATTGGATGTCTTCTCATTTCAAATCCACTTGCTCTACTG AATGCTCAGAAGACCTAAAGAAGGCACTTTTCCTGGTTGGAGAAATAGGAGGAAATGAGTTTAATTATGGTTTATTGCAAGGTAAACCAATGGAGGAACTTAGAGCTATGGTCCATGAAGTTGTTCAGACCATTATCAATGCTGTTAAA ACTATCATTGGGTTTGGAGCTGTCCGAATTGTCATTCCTGGAAATTTCCCAATTGGTTGTATACCAAATTTGCTAACAACGTTTTTGACCAATAATTCAACTGCGTACGATGATAATCATTGCTTGAAAGATCTAAATGACTTGGCAATTCTCTACAATCATCATTTGCAAAAAGCCATTCAAGAGCTGAAGAAAGGACATCCAAATATTACATTGGTTTATGGTGACTACTACAATGCCTATCTCTGGCTTCTACAAAATGCCGCAAATCTTG GTTTTGACAAAAACTCTCTACTGAAAGCTTGTTGTGGAATAGGAGAAAAATATAATTACGACAAAAGTAGAATATGTGAAGCTCCAGGACTGCAAATTTGTACCGACCCTAGTACAAATACATCAGTTGGGACGGAATTCATTTGA